Proteins encoded by one window of Candidatus Nomurabacteria bacterium:
- a CDS encoding methionine--tRNA ligase, whose translation MSKPFYITTTLPYVNAELHMGHALEFIRADAIARYKMLMGHDVFFNSGTDEHGSKIFKKAEAEGKAVQAFVDDNVEKFYASVKVLGLTESVHFIRTTEPKHVIAAEEFWKRVKDNGYIYKKSYETKYCVGCEEEKTDSELVEGKCPIHPHLELELINEENYFFKFSAFGDKLLAFYEKKPNFVIPEFRFNEMKAFIKGGLRDFSISRLKSKMEWGIPVPGDPEQVMYVWFDALVNYIATVGWPNDTETFTKYWVDGTPTQYCGKDNTRFQSVMWQAMLMAAELPNSDQIVVNGFITAEGGVKMSKSLGNVVDPKTIAEEYGTEALRFFLLSEVSSFEDSPFTIERFRDAYNAKLANGIGNLTSRIMKMATTHLEKTPAIPKEFMPENWIHAMERFDIKEAMDITFRHVSELDQIIQSKEPFKLVKTDKDAAIEIIKDLVLRLYAIAEMLHPMMPETSKKIKETIKAFAMPEPLFLRKE comes from the coding sequence ATGAGTAAGCCATTTTATATCACGACAACGCTACCGTATGTAAATGCGGAGCTCCATATGGGCCATGCGCTTGAATTTATCCGCGCAGATGCAATTGCTCGGTACAAAATGCTCATGGGGCATGATGTCTTTTTCAATTCGGGTACTGATGAGCATGGGTCAAAAATATTTAAAAAAGCAGAGGCGGAAGGCAAAGCAGTCCAAGCATTCGTCGATGACAATGTTGAGAAATTTTATGCATCGGTCAAAGTACTTGGCCTTACTGAATCGGTGCATTTTATCCGTACAACTGAACCAAAACATGTTATAGCTGCCGAGGAATTTTGGAAGCGAGTCAAGGATAATGGCTATATATATAAAAAAAGCTACGAGACAAAATACTGTGTCGGCTGTGAAGAAGAAAAGACAGATTCTGAATTAGTAGAAGGTAAGTGTCCAATACATCCGCATCTCGAGCTTGAGCTTATTAATGAAGAGAATTATTTCTTTAAGTTTTCAGCATTTGGTGACAAACTCCTAGCGTTCTATGAAAAAAAGCCAAATTTTGTTATTCCGGAATTTCGTTTCAATGAAATGAAAGCATTTATAAAAGGAGGGCTTCGCGATTTCTCTATTTCACGCCTCAAATCAAAGATGGAGTGGGGGATACCAGTACCGGGCGATCCAGAACAAGTCATGTATGTTTGGTTTGATGCACTGGTCAATTATATTGCGACGGTTGGTTGGCCCAATGACACTGAAACATTTACCAAATATTGGGTAGATGGCACACCAACCCAATACTGCGGTAAAGATAATACACGATTCCAATCTGTCATGTGGCAAGCCATGCTTATGGCCGCAGAGCTACCGAATTCCGACCAGATAGTAGTGAATGGTTTTATCACGGCAGAAGGTGGAGTAAAAATGTCCAAGTCTCTCGGTAATGTTGTTGATCCGAAAACTATTGCAGAAGAGTATGGTACGGAAGCGCTTAGATTTTTCTTGTTGTCAGAAGTAAGTTCGTTTGAGGATAGTCCGTTTACGATTGAGCGATTTCGCGATGCCTACAATGCTAAACTTGCAAATGGTATAGGCAATCTCACGAGTCGTATTATGAAAATGGCAACGACACACCTCGAGAAAACACCTGCAATTCCTAAGGAATTTATGCCAGAAAATTGGATACATGCTATGGAGCGATTTGATATTAAAGAAGCAATGGATATAACATTCCGGCATGTCAGTGAGCTTGACCAGATCATTCAAAGCAAAGAGCCATTTAAATTAGTAAAAACTGATAAAGATGCTGCAATTGAAATTATAAAAGATTTAGTACTTCGACTGTATGCTATAGCGGAAATGCTACATCCAATGATGCCTGAGACAAGTAAAAAAATTAAGGAAACAATCAAAGCATTTGCCATGCCAGAGCCGCTTTTCTTGAGGAAAGAGTAA
- a CDS encoding AI-2E family transporter, with product MQEGNGKSEMTIHISQKTILQTVVFVLFVLMLFYIKDIVLVLLTSIVVASFVESGVRKLKKYGIQRMFAVILLYLVTFLVFIGLFYAFLPIFSAEVSNFIVLISKHIPSGSILNNLDTTTVSDAKAVVTGISQNLSLDDLITRAQLFVGGLAGGFVNTASALFGGLLNLIILVVVSFYLSIQERGVENFLRIIIPDKHEAYVIDLWQRTERKIGLWVQGQLLLGLIVGVLVYLGLALIGVKYAFLLGIVAAIFELIPFGVVLAAVPGIVFAYLDGGVSVAFVVMLFYVIVQQFEGYLLSPLIVKKVTGVSPLVVIISLLIGAKLAGFWGIILAVPVAVCLLEYFNDIEKRKAGI from the coding sequence ATGCAAGAAGGAAATGGAAAATCAGAAATGACCATACATATCAGCCAAAAAACTATTTTACAGACAGTGGTCTTTGTCCTGTTTGTTTTGATGCTTTTCTATATCAAAGATATCGTCTTGGTGCTTCTGACCTCGATTGTTGTCGCCTCATTTGTAGAATCGGGGGTTCGCAAGCTTAAAAAATACGGCATTCAAAGAATGTTTGCGGTGATCTTGCTCTACCTAGTGACCTTCCTAGTTTTTATAGGCTTGTTCTATGCATTTTTGCCGATATTTTCTGCAGAAGTATCGAATTTTATTGTGCTTATTTCCAAACACATACCGAGCGGGAGTATCTTAAACAATCTGGACACAACAACTGTTAGTGATGCCAAAGCGGTTGTGACCGGTATATCACAAAATCTATCTCTTGATGATTTGATCACTCGAGCGCAGTTATTTGTTGGTGGCCTTGCGGGAGGATTTGTGAATACTGCCTCTGCGCTTTTTGGTGGTCTTTTAAATCTGATCATACTTGTCGTCGTCTCATTTTACTTATCGATCCAAGAGCGTGGGGTAGAAAATTTTCTACGGATTATTATTCCAGACAAACACGAAGCATATGTCATAGATCTCTGGCAGCGCACTGAGCGCAAAATTGGCCTGTGGGTCCAAGGGCAGCTATTGCTCGGTTTGATCGTAGGTGTGTTGGTGTACCTCGGACTTGCACTTATTGGGGTCAAGTATGCATTTCTCCTAGGCATCGTTGCTGCAATATTTGAGCTTATCCCATTTGGAGTAGTGCTCGCAGCGGTACCTGGTATAGTCTTTGCGTATTTGGACGGAGGAGTATCAGTTGCTTTTGTGGTGATGCTTTTCTATGTGATTGTCCAACAATTCGAAGGCTACTTGCTCTCACCGCTCATTGTAAAAAAGGTGACTGGCGTCTCGCCGCTTGTTGTTATTATCTCGCTTTTGATCGGTGCCAAACTTGCAGGATTTTGGGGAATTATTTTAGCTGTACCTGTGGCTGTATGTTTGCTTGAATACTTCAATGATATAGAGAAACGTAAAGCAGGAATTTAA
- a CDS encoding insulinase family protein has product MKHKRTVLKNGMRIITVPMKDNPTVTVLVLVEAGSKYETKKLNGISHFLEHMCFKGTVKRPTALHIAHELDGLGADYNAFTTEEYTGYYAKGEARYFPKLLDVVSDIYQNSTFPEKEIEKEKGVIVEEINMYEDMPARDVQQVFTSLLYGDQPAGWSVAGTKENVKSFKREDFINYKDAHYVASATTIVVAGNISHVEALNQIKSQFKTIPGGKKTGKKKVSDSQTKPSLAIKYKKTDQAHVVLGVRTYPIAHKDIPTLVILSTLLGGSMSSRLFQKLREDMGVAYYVRANNETHSDHGFFEIAAGIDKNRVVEVMQVVLAECRKLQSEPVAHVELKKVKDYLIGTIKLGLETSDAIAQWYGGQEVMHRPLLSADMVAKKFAKVTVRDIQKVATNIFSSSHLNLAIVGPYTDSSPYKQELRF; this is encoded by the coding sequence ATGAAACACAAACGAACAGTTTTAAAAAACGGTATGCGGATTATAACTGTACCCATGAAAGACAATCCAACCGTCACGGTATTGGTCCTTGTTGAGGCAGGGTCGAAATACGAAACTAAGAAATTAAACGGTATCTCACATTTCTTGGAGCATATGTGTTTCAAGGGGACTGTGAAGCGCCCGACAGCACTCCATATTGCACATGAGCTCGATGGACTTGGTGCTGACTATAATGCATTTACAACAGAAGAGTACACGGGGTACTATGCCAAAGGCGAAGCGCGGTATTTCCCAAAATTGCTCGATGTCGTTTCAGATATTTACCAAAATTCGACGTTCCCAGAAAAAGAAATTGAGAAAGAGAAAGGTGTTATCGTCGAAGAAATCAATATGTACGAAGACATGCCAGCGCGTGATGTGCAGCAAGTATTTACGAGCCTCCTTTATGGTGATCAGCCGGCAGGTTGGAGTGTGGCTGGTACCAAAGAAAATGTTAAAAGTTTCAAGAGGGAAGATTTTATTAATTACAAAGATGCTCACTATGTTGCATCTGCTACAACGATCGTCGTGGCAGGGAATATTTCACATGTGGAAGCGCTTAATCAAATCAAATCACAATTTAAGACGATACCTGGAGGTAAGAAAACAGGCAAGAAGAAAGTATCTGACAGTCAAACAAAGCCATCGCTAGCAATTAAATACAAAAAAACTGACCAAGCACATGTTGTTCTCGGGGTTCGGACATATCCGATTGCTCATAAAGATATACCAACACTCGTCATTCTCTCGACACTCTTGGGAGGTAGTATGAGCTCTCGGCTTTTCCAGAAGCTTAGAGAAGATATGGGAGTCGCTTATTACGTGCGAGCAAATAATGAAACTCATAGCGACCATGGATTTTTTGAAATAGCTGCAGGCATTGATAAAAATCGTGTTGTAGAAGTTATGCAAGTAGTATTGGCAGAGTGTAGAAAATTACAATCCGAACCAGTAGCTCATGTAGAACTTAAAAAAGTGAAAGACTATCTGATCGGCACGATCAAGCTTGGGCTCGAAACATCAGATGCGATTGCGCAGTGGTATGGCGGGCAAGAAGTTATGCATCGTCCGCTTTTAAGCGCTGATATGGTTGCTAAAAAGTTCGCAAAAGTTACGGTACGCGACATACAAAAAGTAGCCACAAATATCTTTAGTTCTTCGCATCTTAATCTGGCTATTGTTGGTCCGTATACGGACTCTTCTCCGTATAAGCAAGAACTTCGCTTCTAA
- a CDS encoding glycine--tRNA ligase yields the protein MKEEKENLMEKIVSLAKRRGFIYPGSEIYGGLAGTYDYGPLGVALKNNIKNSWWKKFVDNREDMYGVDAAILMRPEVWQASGHVDTFTDPLVECTKCKRRFRSDQLQKTGSCDVCNSPVGEARQFNMMFATQIGAVEDSSAKVYLRPETAQGIFVNFKNIVDSFHPKLPFGIAQIGKAFRNEITPRDFIFRVREFEQMEIEYFVRPSDWEKYFEYLKDEMLEWMESVGLDMSKVHELEVADGDRAHYSSRTIDFEFDYPFGKKELYGLAYRTDFDLKNHKLEYIDEEAGEKITPHVIEPSFGVDRTILALLQSAYAEDDQNEEVRAFLKFKPSIAPVICAVSPLLKNKPELVEKARIVYGNLKAEFGRVMWDDNGNIGKRYRRQDEIGTPWCIVIDFDTLIDDTVTVRDRDTGKQERIKQQELPIFLKEKLTT from the coding sequence ATGAAAGAAGAAAAAGAAAATCTAATGGAGAAAATCGTATCACTCGCCAAGCGTCGTGGGTTTATATATCCTGGGTCAGAAATATATGGTGGGCTTGCTGGAACGTATGATTATGGGCCACTTGGAGTAGCACTCAAAAATAATATAAAAAATAGTTGGTGGAAAAAATTTGTCGATAACCGTGAAGATATGTATGGCGTCGATGCAGCAATACTTATGCGTCCGGAAGTCTGGCAGGCGAGCGGGCACGTCGATACGTTTACGGACCCACTGGTCGAATGCACGAAGTGTAAGCGTCGATTTCGATCAGATCAACTACAAAAAACTGGAAGTTGTGATGTATGCAATTCGCCCGTTGGTGAAGCAAGGCAATTCAACATGATGTTTGCAACTCAGATAGGTGCAGTCGAAGATTCTTCTGCAAAAGTCTATCTTCGTCCAGAAACAGCGCAAGGTATATTCGTCAACTTTAAAAATATCGTCGATTCTTTTCATCCAAAGCTTCCATTTGGTATTGCACAGATTGGCAAGGCATTTAGAAACGAAATTACACCACGTGACTTCATTTTCCGTGTGCGCGAATTTGAGCAGATGGAAATCGAATACTTCGTGCGGCCTTCTGATTGGGAAAAATATTTTGAATATTTGAAAGACGAAATGCTTGAATGGATGGAGTCTGTCGGTCTCGATATGAGCAAAGTCCACGAACTCGAAGTTGCAGATGGGGATAGGGCACACTATTCATCACGAACGATTGATTTTGAATTTGACTATCCATTCGGCAAAAAAGAATTATATGGATTAGCGTATCGAACAGATTTCGATCTCAAAAATCACAAACTAGAATATATTGACGAAGAAGCAGGTGAGAAAATAACTCCGCATGTTATTGAGCCATCGTTTGGTGTGGATCGAACAATACTTGCATTACTTCAAAGTGCCTACGCAGAGGATGATCAAAATGAAGAAGTTCGTGCATTTCTTAAATTCAAGCCAAGTATTGCCCCAGTTATCTGTGCAGTTTCGCCACTTTTAAAAAATAAACCTGAACTTGTCGAGAAAGCGAGGATTGTCTACGGTAACCTCAAGGCTGAATTTGGACGTGTCATGTGGGATGATAATGGCAATATTGGTAAGCGCTACCGACGGCAAGACGAAATCGGTACTCCGTGGTGCATTGTCATTGACTTTGATACGCTTATTGACGACACAGTAACAGTTCGTGACCGAGATACAGGCAAACAGGAGAGAATAAAGCAGCAAGAACTTCCTATATTTTTAAAAGAAAAACTCACTACATAA
- the recO gene encoding DNA repair protein RecO codes for MHHIYHTEAFVLGSRNVGEANKMLSLYTRELGLVYAHAQGIRLGKSKLRFGLQDFSHATVDLVQGKDIWRVTSGVAIQSYGLRLNPQSLKIIASVAKLLERLCVGEEPIPEIFDDLVATVTHLAHDHIQENYETIELVLVLRILHNLGYIGRTDTFADYLEAPIDPGSEIYKKLEKKTILFEINRALKESNL; via the coding sequence ATGCATCACATTTATCATACAGAAGCTTTTGTTTTAGGTAGCCGTAATGTTGGCGAGGCTAATAAAATGCTTTCACTCTATACCCGCGAACTTGGGCTAGTCTATGCGCACGCACAAGGGATACGACTCGGAAAATCCAAACTTCGTTTCGGCCTCCAAGATTTCTCACATGCGACAGTTGATCTGGTTCAAGGTAAAGATATTTGGCGTGTAACATCAGGGGTGGCGATACAGTCATATGGATTGCGCCTCAATCCTCAAAGCCTAAAAATTATCGCAAGTGTTGCCAAGCTTCTCGAGCGGTTATGCGTAGGCGAAGAGCCAATCCCTGAAATTTTTGATGACCTGGTTGCAACTGTCACACATCTTGCTCATGATCATATACAAGAAAACTATGAAACTATTGAACTTGTACTCGTACTTAGAATTCTCCACAACTTAGGATATATTGGTCGGACTGATACCTTTGCTGACTATTTGGAAGCACCGATAGATCCAGGAAGTGAAATTTACAAAAAATTGGAAAAGAAAACAATACTATTTGAAATTAATAGGGCACTCAAGGAGAGCAATCTCTAA
- a CDS encoding alpha/beta fold hydrolase, translating to MQKELKIKTSDGYFIYGDLVKNKKASSKLVIFCHGFTGNRNEHIHFNGAKFFSAKGYDTFRFDFYNGGKNARHFEETSLSQHGGDITTILNYFHKQYKKIYVIGHSFGGTSLLFSNTSFATALVFWDASYVVSQEERKFFMKYKSGKEYYIDWGMKIRIGKKFIGELFNFPDCGELVKKIHIPIKFIGTGNGKDAKKYFVKANTPKATVTMTSADHNFNSHEAEKKLFEETYDWIKKY from the coding sequence ATGCAAAAAGAACTCAAAATTAAAACCTCGGATGGGTATTTCATCTACGGTGATCTCGTTAAAAACAAAAAGGCCTCAAGCAAATTAGTCATCTTCTGTCATGGCTTTACCGGTAATCGTAATGAGCATATCCATTTTAATGGAGCAAAATTTTTCTCAGCGAAAGGCTATGATACATTTCGTTTTGATTTTTATAACGGTGGTAAAAATGCAAGGCATTTCGAAGAAACGTCACTCAGTCAGCATGGTGGCGATATAACCACAATCTTGAACTATTTTCACAAGCAATACAAAAAAATCTATGTCATTGGCCACAGTTTTGGCGGGACATCATTGCTTTTTTCAAATACATCATTTGCAACAGCACTAGTATTTTGGGATGCATCGTATGTTGTGAGTCAAGAAGAAAGAAAATTTTTCATGAAATATAAAAGTGGTAAAGAATACTACATCGATTGGGGAATGAAGATTAGGATTGGCAAGAAATTCATTGGTGAGTTATTTAATTTTCCTGACTGTGGAGAGCTAGTAAAAAAAATACATATTCCTATAAAATTTATTGGAACCGGTAATGGGAAAGATGCCAAAAAATATTTTGTTAAAGCCAATACGCCAAAAGCAACTGTTACAATGACTTCTGCAGATCATAATTTTAATTCCCATGAAGCAGAAAAGAAATTATTTGAGGAAACATATGATTGGATAAAGAAATATTAA
- a CDS encoding ASCH domain-containing protein: protein MKALGFTTIKKNWILEGKKNSTWRINSTKDLKVDDKVALIESATGEIFAQAIITSVVDKNITDVTKADMEGKYTSKEEMFTDLRRFYADINNNSMVKMIAFKIKQ, encoded by the coding sequence ATGAAAGCTCTTGGTTTTACGACAATCAAAAAGAATTGGATTCTTGAAGGGAAGAAAAATTCTACATGGCGGATCAACAGTACAAAAGATCTAAAGGTTGATGATAAGGTCGCTTTGATTGAATCTGCAACAGGTGAAATATTTGCTCAGGCGATAATAACAAGTGTTGTGGATAAAAATATTACGGATGTAACGAAGGCCGATATGGAAGGTAAGTATACTTCTAAAGAAGAAATGTTTACTGATTTACGGAGATTTTATGCAGATATAAATAATAATTCAATGGTTAAAATGATTGCATTTAAAATAAAGCAATAA
- a CDS encoding endonuclease/exonuclease/phosphatase family protein gives MKLITLNAWGGRVWPELKNFIESRKNEIDIFCFQEIYKQNQNSQAFVQVSGREVKYDLFEQIRNSLENHNYEFCDVLEERYGIATYINKKIEILEKGDILIAKGNWEESNDIENRDHDRKLQWFDLLVKGSRLRIMNTHLTHRPKGKSDSEKRLNQSKILVDLVESFDGPQIIVGDFNLLPNTQSIQMLEHIGLKNLIKEYNIISTRTELYKKTLKFADYIFCSPEIIIKDFKVLADVVSDHNPLYLEFDLI, from the coding sequence ATGAAACTTATTACACTTAATGCATGGGGTGGAAGAGTCTGGCCTGAACTAAAGAACTTTATCGAAAGTAGAAAAAATGAGATAGATATCTTTTGTTTTCAAGAAATTTATAAGCAGAACCAAAATTCTCAAGCATTTGTTCAGGTTTCAGGTCGGGAAGTAAAATATGATCTTTTTGAGCAAATTAGAAATTCTCTAGAAAATCATAATTATGAATTTTGTGATGTACTAGAGGAGCGTTATGGTATTGCAACGTATATAAATAAAAAAATTGAAATTTTAGAAAAAGGAGATATTCTTATTGCCAAAGGAAATTGGGAAGAATCTAATGATATAGAAAATAGAGATCATGATAGGAAATTGCAATGGTTTGATTTACTAGTGAAAGGCAGCAGACTAAGAATAATGAATACACATCTCACTCATCGACCGAAAGGAAAGAGTGATAGTGAAAAAAGACTTAATCAATCAAAGATACTAGTTGATTTAGTAGAATCTTTTGATGGTCCTCAGATCATAGTAGGTGATTTTAATCTTTTGCCGAACACCCAAAGTATACAAATGCTTGAACACATAGGTCTAAAAAATCTTATAAAAGAATATAATATAATTTCAACCCGCACAGAACTCTATAAAAAAACACTTAAGTTTGCTGATTACATATTTTGCTCTCCTGAAATAATTATTAAAGATTTCAAAGTATTGGCAGACGTAGTTTCTGATCATAATCCTCTTTATCTTGAATTTGATTTAATATAA